Sequence from the Lasioglossum baleicum chromosome 9, iyLasBale1, whole genome shotgun sequence genome:
GTTGCTGCCATTCACCCCACCAAGTCTTTACCTGTTGAGACTGTTGTGAGTCGAGACCACTCGGCCGCGCTAGCCTGCCCGCCTCGCAATCGAGAACCCCCACCCTCTTAATTATATTTGTGTATTCGTTAGGGCCGTTGCGCATTCTCCACCCCACCTGCCGCGACTCCCACATGGTAACCACAATTCGTTACACTACTGCCTCGATAAATGTTACGCGTCTTGTCCGAATCGACCCTTACGACCGTACGGTGTGTACCATTTCTTCAACTTTAGCACGCAATGGAAACCGTAGTTCGGTTCAGAAAATACGTCGACTCACACCCACCCCATTTCGAAGGAGACGTTTTACCGtggttataaatagactgcggatcttcgtgcatttATGGCCTatgaagattttcaaaaaagtttagagtataaaattcgatagaattttgtacaatgttTATTTGTTTCGGATCGATAAAGGCTATTCCCATTAGAAATAAGATTTCATTGGATTCCACTTTCCTagaagggcctagccgattaagatggtcaacaCTGTCCTTATAGGTTTTTCAATGGttcttgaaccattcgaaaactGACCAATAAAAAGCCATCTAAGTAAAATTTCAGTCCTCCAGCTGCCCGTGAGGATAGTTATagggtaaattagatttcgTGCTTTTCCGCTCTCGgatgttttctaaaattctgaaaaaaatgtagtaCGCGTCGGGTCTTAcaacgcattttatagaattttctcAATTGTCACAAAATGctatttaacacattaccgaccggtgattattacataattttgaaaaatttatggtacatggctaaacactttttaatggaaccttcaatagcaacagcaattttcattatgaactaacaaatCACCCACAAtatcgtcatctaatagtttcgtttaagattgcaatgtaaaagaaaatttctagacTTTCTTTTgttacagcaaaattattgaaaatcctattaatagggtaggtaaagtgttaatacgattttgatttatttcagaTGTGTGCAGATTACCACTGAAAATCAGATTTGatttgttcccactttcttgaaatttccttgcaaaaattaaaaattgcataaacatccgcagtctactcattagtcAAAAGAGCCAAGTATCAGCAGTGTAACGATTTAGAGTGTAACCAAAGAGCCACAGTTTCCGACCACTGGTCTGGGTAATAGTGACAGGTCGTTCAAGGTCGTTCGTTGTCgattcacgtgattatagcaaatttttgcaaataaaaatataaaaagcaatctttttaatgttatgatatttaccGAATTCGACTTGAAATTCTCTAACAGATagactttaaaaaattataggtgTATTTGCAACAAATTGGAGGCAACCGagagttgacaaaaaatttgctatagtCACGTGAAATTTCTCTCGAGACCATGCTATAcatctgataaaaacattttcgatcggactgctaataacagagtaatctctactgatcacgattcgcgGTTCACCCTGTGTAGATCGACTTATTTCACTTTTCCAGTTCATTTGGTAGGTTCGCTCGAACGTTGCCGTGGAAATTCGAGGCGTGCAGGAGAGAACAGATTCGAAAAGCTCGTTGCGTAAggtcaataatttattgaaaacAGCTTGTTCCCTGACAAGATCTAAAATTCTAGAATTCTAGGGAAGTACTCGTaccgttttgtttttttttctttttttttggaaCATTGCACGACGATGTACGGTGACGTACAATAAATTGTCGATGTTGCGATAACGACGTATGAAACTGGAAGTACCCGATACAGTTTGTCGATCGAACATCAACGTTCTCCGAATCGACCACCGCCGCTTTCGGCAAAGAGAAATCTTTAAAGATACTGTGAACGCAAGGTCAATCGATTTTTTTCCTAAGTCGCATCATCCACCGTCATTGACCTTACTCCTAAAAAGTAAGACACGAGAAACGAGAAACAAGAAACGATGAACGCGAAACGAGAGGCGACGAGAGAGAGCTACGTCGCGATACTTCCTCCGCGAAGTAGACGGTCGATGCAACGATGTTTACCTTATCGAGTAAAACTTTCTGtacagaaataataaaaatacaatttctcaaCGAATCCGACGTCTTCTACGTAGGTAGGTGATTTCTTCTAATCCCGTGGTATTGTGCTAATTAAATGGCACTCTCTTGAATCGGTTCAACGAATTGCACGAATCGAATCTAGAATATATCTAATAACGGTAAGACTTTTCTTGGACGCATTCGTGGCCACAAAACTGACTCGCATGGAAGAAACTTATGTCTGCGCCGATCCGTAGGTGCCCGTTGGTGGACGATACAGCTTGGGCAGCGTCAAAATCTGCAGACTGTTGAACGCGTACTTTCGGATTCCAATGTTCTTCCACGTGTTCTCTCGACGACAGCCTTCGCTGAAAACAGAACGTAACGTTCGCAAAATGTTTTCAGATCGGGACCGAGAACTTCTCGAAGAAGTAACAAACCTGCGAATGCAATCGAGAGCCCTGGTGAACTCGTGTTCGGCCAAATGGTACTCGCTGGTCAAAATGTTGACTTGTTCGAGAGTGACCGACATGCCGGTGCGATCCTTCGCGCTCTTGCAGCTGGTAAATCGTAGTCCGCGCATTCTTCGGCAAATCTGGGAAGACAGTTGTAGAATCTCTACGTTTTTATTGACTCTCGCGTGGACGCTCGTCTTCAGATTGGCCATCAGCTCCGCCAGCGTTTGGCCGAGCGGCGATCTCGTACCGACTGAAGGGAACAAATATAACTGTCAAATGCAAAAACGTCAGGATTACACAATTTCAACGTGGAACGGAAAGGAAGATCTTACGTCGAGTGGATGCCGCCTCCGTGGGCAAGTTGAGCTTTTTGAATCGCAGGTAGTATTCGTTTAACCTTTCGTAGTTGTCCGCGTTGCTCTTTTCCTGTGGTTTGGTGGTCCCGAGGCTTTCCGCCAAGGAAGCCATTTCGTTGATTCCGACGTTGAAGAAGACCGGAGTGACGTTGAACGAGATCGTTTGTCTGGTGGAAGGGACTAACGGAAGCAGCGAATAAATCGCGTCTGGCACTGGAAGCATCACCGTTAATGCGGAGCGAGAACCAACCACCCTCGGCAaaggcacttggaccagtggaACGTTGCCGTTTTCTTCGGGGGGTCTGCAACCAAACAAGAAacacatatttaatttaaagaaaCACATACTTGCAACCAATGTCTAAAATAAGGGTTACCCTGggttggtcgacaactcatttggccgacactgttttcattgacgatttgaccgtgttagTGTCGGCCAAACCGTGTCAATGAAGACATTTGTCGATGATTTGACCGTgtagatgaaaacatagtgtcgacgaaagttactgtcggtccaatcgtcaatgaaaacagtgtcggccaAATGAGCTGTCGACCAACCCAGGGTAACCCCTAAAATAATGCGTTTGCTATACGTTTCGAGTGTTTAACCCTTTGGTTTCTTTCTGTATGATGGATATTGTACGATGTTAGTAATCTGTATGGTATACCGATGTCGTCCCCGAAGGGTTAATCCCATCTGGAGTATAAAAATAGACGCAGGTGTACCTACAGGTGTACACTGCGGTTACGTACCTCGATTGAATACCGCATCTGGTCAACGTAAAAGTGACCGTGTGCATGTCTTCGACAGCGACGGCCATGTCTCCCCACATGTCTATCTCGTCCCCGTAATAACTGAGAAGACCTTCGAACGAGACCAATGGGCCGAGCGTAGTCAAAATCAAGAGAAACATCGGATCGGGTCTGTGACACCAAAGCTTCGCCATAATGCCCGACACCAAGCTGGTCAACTAAAACCATACGCACGACCGTTACACGATACCTTCGGTTCAGTATACTCACTATTCTATGAATGCACTTCTCAGACTATTCgaaaaaggacagcatgtacagcaaaggaaaaaagaaaactCAAGGGAACCTACAGCTTGACTGAAGCACACGTCACGTCTGTATCGCACGTTACAGGCACGCTGAGCCATCTTCGCGTCCTCCTGCACTCGAAACACCGAGTGCGTTAATCTAGCGGTTTTCAACAGTCCGTCCATAGCCTGCCGTAACTTTTTCATACTTGGTCTGAGCTCGCTGGTCCAGTCAACGATCGAGGCGAAGTCTAGACCCTCGATAAACTTGTTCCTCTGTCCCGAATTGCTTTTGATCACTCTGGTCATCGAGTCGACCGCTTGGCACACTGTCGATTCCAAACGTAAAGAAAATTAGATTCGATAAGCGTCGGTAGAAGGAGAAAGACCGATCCGTATCCCTTACCTTCCTTCGCTTTCGAAAAAGCCGGTGTAGTTTTGTCGAATCCAGGACTGGAATGTTGACGAGCAACCGCGTGGCTCTCCACGCACTCGAGAAGCTTGCTCGACTCGTCGTTTTTCATGTCGTTCTTCGGCTGAATCGTCACAACTTCTACGTTCGGATTCCGATTGTTCGCCGGATGACACGCCTTCAAACTTTGCGCTCTCCTGACAACAGTTTTGTTCCGTAATCGAACAGCAGGGCTGCTACATCGACCGCAAAGGAACTTCACTTTAGATACCAGGCACATCACGCTCGCCTCTATGTTCAGCTGTGTCAGGTCCCAAGGCTCCGGCTCGTCCGTCGGTTTATAATAGTTCGCGGACGGTGAATTGCACATTTTTTGAGTGTCTAGAAATCGTTTGCACGGATCGAGGTCGCCTCTCATCTCCTCTTTGTCCTCGCTGGCTTCGATCGCGTCAGTGATCACGCTCGCGTTCGATGTTGCGTTCGACGTTGCGTTCTCACGATCGTTTTCACGACAGCTTTCGTCAAGATCGTTGACGACGCTGCTGCTGCCGTTGTCGTTGTCTTtatcgttgtcgttgtcgttgcggATCTCGTCCTCGTTGTCGTTGACTTTCTCGTCACGGTTCTCGTATATCGGCGAGTGTAGAACGTTCTTCTCGGTGTCTCTGCGCATACCTTCCTCGGCTCTCGGAAAAACGACAAATTTCTCTTTGATCGCGGCGTCTTCGGCATCGATCGAACCGATACGTTTCGACACGACACGACTGCTCTTCGAGAGAAACAAAGACGGATAATTGTTCCTCTGATTCTCCTCGGTCCAGAGATCGTTGACGCACTCCGGGGTGTCGGGCGTGACGAAATCGTCGAAATCTGGACTCTTCAAATCGAAATTCAGCTGTTGCGTGATGCGTTTGAACGGGGACAAGGATTGATGGGCCTTCAACTGGAAGTTATGCGTCTCCTCGTTAGCGTCTTCGTGAACTTTGGCAACTTTGTACTCCTCGAGGAACGTTAATGCTTCCTCGACTAGACCGGGATCCCAAAGACTGAGCAGAATTCTAGTTTTCGTAATCATGTCCTCGCAGATCGGCAACATTCCGCTGGTCTGCTTCTCCTTGGCCAGTTTCATCAGGGCGCGCATCGCGTCGACCACGTCCCGACGAAGCTGCTTGATCGCCTGTATCGCGTCGTGCGCCATAGTGATCTTCGAGGTCCCCTGATACAATTGAGTGCCGCGCGTCGGCGATTCCTTTAGAGCTTGCACCAACCTGAAGTGAGTATCGTTCGAAAATCaatttccgatttttcgattGACCGATAACGCGGTTAACTTCCTCAGATCTGCTTACCTTATAAGACCTCCGTTTTTGCTTTTGTGCGAATGAGCGGTGAACGCTCCAACTGTGATCAGGTCGTAGAATCCGCATTTGTTCAAGGTGTCGTTGTGAACCCACATCCTTTGAAGATGCAGATTGAGGGGTGCGAACTCGAGAGTCCTGTCGTCTCTGCGCAGCGATCGTTTGAAGTAACTACCTGCGGAGGAAAAAAAGAGGTAAAAAGAAACGAGTGACGAACACCACGCATGAAACGGATTTCGAGCGTCGCACATGGGTCCTGGAGCCCGCGTTTTGTCgccaaaatttaattttccgaCTTtcaaattacaaaaacccttcGAAACctcgaaattcaaaatattagatCTCTCAGATAACTTTCCGGGCAGATATAACAGCCAGAatagtatattttttattccataatattctaactggtatcgagacgaatccaacgagcgATAATAATATAAGAATAATTTTGGCCACGAAAAGCGAGctcccggaccactgtgcgtcgcctcGCGAGACTAGACCCGCATCATTACCTTTGAAGGCTGACAAATTCTCTTTCGCTTGCGAATAAAGGTGCAACAGGTGCAGATGACGATCGAGCAACTCGATTTGCTTGGTATGCCAAGGTTCCCGCAATTCTCCCATTCCAGCTACCTCTTGCAGCAGTTCCTTCTCCTCTTGAATCCAAATAGCGCTGAGAAAACAGTTCGAACGTTCGTTTTCGATTCCCAAATAAGCATCGAGGAAAGCAACGCGAATAGAAATACGTAGAGAAAATAGATCGATAAAAAGAGCGTTACTCACAGTAAATGTTGCGGGAACTGGAAGCAAAGTTTACTTTCGGCCATGATCTCATGAACACAGATGTCGCCGCCTAAACCGGAGTGAAACCTGGAAGGTTTGAACATTGCAAAAACCGAAGCCAAAGTTTCGCTGTGACGACGCATCGGATCTGTACTAGGGCTTGCAATCTCGCAGGATCCCGCGTCATTTTTAGTCCTGCATTTCTTAAACAAGTGATGCGAAATGCCGGAAATTTTGCgggtttataataaataaatctcACATCTATCCCACGGGATTGCAAACCCAAATCTGTACCTCTCTCGTTCCAACTCACCTGTACGTTTGCACGTACGGGTTTGCGAAGAGTAGCTTCAGCTGGCCCTGATGCGGCAATTTGATTTTCGTTCCCAGACGAGGAGGCAATGATTGCGATCGTCTGTGCGCGAGTATCTGTAGAATCGCGAGAGCGGAACAAATGAAAATCAATGGGCAAATGAAAAAACAAAAAGCAGAAAGCAAGAAGCAAAGAAGCATAAGCGTAAAGCGAGCGGTGTGCTGGAAAAAGAGAGAGCCTGTACCTGTTGATTCGGTCCGCAGGTGGATTCCTTGGACGGAGTACTCTCCGTGCTGTTGCCTTTGTCCTCCGCTTCCAGATTCCAGGCATTGATGGTCAAGAAGCCGACGGTGGTAGTTTTCGCGGACTTCAACGGTATCCTCAACCTGAAACGATGCGATCGCTAGTCAGAGACGCGACAGCTCGACGGACATCGTAACGAAAGGAAGGGAAAACGCGTTCGCGAAACGAGAGCCGTTCAAATTACCTGGGAGTATCTTGAATCGCGTTCAGCGTCACGATCACGCTCCCTATCGGCGTGGCCGTTTGACTCACCCTCTCCCTAACGTCGTACGCTGTTATCCTCGTTTTCGTGTCCGCATTCAAACCGTCGCTCGCTCGGAAGCTGACGGTCGTTAAGAAACCGGGATTGCTGCTTCGCTGTGAAACCAAACGGAACCATATTGTTTCTTCCTGTTTCATTTCTTTTCAAGAGGGTGTTCtctcttccaggattgcaagggcacGAAGCTAGGCTTCTCATTTgttgataatgcaaagatggggcttttcagtagtcaaaggcGCTAGATGATCAATCTAGACTCCGctgtctccctcaaaagtcctacttttacgtttaccaggcgtaatttgcattactcggaagcataaagctgcgcatctagctattttcataaagctgggACAGCGACACGcagtcgaataatgcaaattacgtctcgtaaacgtaaaagtaggacttttaacctttaactacccgcgcagAGAAAACTAGCTGGcagggaacggggaaagaagattgcctttgcgttcctcttgccccgttcccctcccgctagttttctctcgtgctctgaacagtacatatattattgtactggtgtactttttacaccagcgcgggtagttaCAGGTTAAGGGAGACAGCGTTCTAGATTGatatcttttttcattctggcGCTTTCGACTGG
This genomic interval carries:
- the LOC143211896 gene encoding inositol polyphosphate-4-phosphatase type I A isoform X2, giving the protein MRFNKQELLTLATQPSQKFEKEGILYVRERQEGFFRRTEISFERWCRLRGNLLFYFKSREQWSEPLGVIILEQCFVRVEQPSNQVPYGFSIVFEGGLFQALGANSAEERDSWLQALQLASYECMRSQLLALRQRIEAFSGHKHDTDIQMLRLQRGVSTDPAEIPMCEISLTCDNLLCDGHGRPPNPVLEIDVQPKGSKTWIKYARTEVMERSSNPGFLTTVSFRASDGLNADTKTRITAYDVRERVSQTATPIGSVIVTLNAIQDTPRLRIPLKSAKTTTVGFLTINAWNLEAEDKGNSTESTPSKESTCGPNQQILAHRRSQSLPPRLGTKIKLPHQGQLKLLFANPYVQTYRFHSGLGGDICVHEIMAESKLCFQFPQHLLAIWIQEEKELLQEVAGMGELREPWHTKQIELLDRHLHLLHLYSQAKENLSAFKGSYFKRSLRRDDRTLEFAPLNLHLQRMWVHNDTLNKCGFYDLITVGAFTAHSHKSKNGGLIRLVQALKESPTRGTQLYQGTSKITMAHDAIQAIKQLRRDVVDAMRALMKLAKEKQTSGMLPICEDMITKTRILLSLWDPGLVEEALTFLEEYKVAKVHEDANEETHNFQLKAHQSLSPFKRITQQLNFDLKSPDFDDFVTPDTPECVNDLWTEENQRNNYPSLFLSKSSRVVSKRIGSIDAEDAAIKEKFVVFPRAEEGMRRDTEKNVLHSPIYENRDEKVNDNEDEIRNDNDNDKDNDNGSSSVVNDLDESCRENDRENATSNATSNASVITDAIEASEDKEEMRGDLDPCKRFLDTQKMCNSPSANYYKPTDEPEPWDLTQLNIEASVMCLVSKVKFLCGRCSSPAVRLRNKTVVRRAQSLKACHPANNRNPNVEVVTIQPKNDMKNDESSKLLECVESHAVARQHSSPGFDKTTPAFSKAKEVCQAVDSMTRVIKSNSGQRNKFIEGLDFASIVDWTSELRPSMKKLRQAMDGLLKTARLTHSVFRVQEDAKMAQRACNVRYRRDVCFSQALTSLVSGIMAKLWCHRPDPMFLLILTTLGPLVSFEGLLSYYGDEIDMWGDMAVAVEDMHTVTFTLTRCGIQSRPPEENGNVPLVQVPLPRVVGSRSALTVMLPVPDAIYSLLPLVPSTRQTISFNVTPVFFNVGINEMASLAESLGTTKPQEKSNADNYERLNEYYLRFKKLNLPTEAASTRLGTRSPLGQTLAELMANLKTSVHARVNKNVEILQLSSQICRRMRGLRFTSCKSAKDRTGMSVTLEQVNILTSEYHLAEHEFTRALDCIRSEGCRRENTWKNIGIRKYAFNSLQILTLPKLYRPPTGTYGSAQT
- the LOC143211896 gene encoding inositol polyphosphate-4-phosphatase type I A isoform X1, encoding MRFNKQELLTLATQPSQKFEKEGILYVRERQEGFFRRTESTGKKSDNKFQKGKTHKTLRDFSCVTASTSKVSFERWCRLRGNLLFYFKSREQWSEPLGVIILEQCFVRVEQPSNQVPYGFSIVFEGGLFQALGANSAEERDSWLQALQLASYECMRSQLLALRQRIEAFSGHKHDTDIQMLRLQRGVSTDPAEIPMCEISLTCDNLLCDGHGRPPNPVLEIDVQPKGSKTWIKYARTEVMERSSNPGFLTTVSFRASDGLNADTKTRITAYDVRERVSQTATPIGSVIVTLNAIQDTPRLRIPLKSAKTTTVGFLTINAWNLEAEDKGNSTESTPSKESTCGPNQQILAHRRSQSLPPRLGTKIKLPHQGQLKLLFANPYVQTYRFHSGLGGDICVHEIMAESKLCFQFPQHLLAIWIQEEKELLQEVAGMGELREPWHTKQIELLDRHLHLLHLYSQAKENLSAFKGSYFKRSLRRDDRTLEFAPLNLHLQRMWVHNDTLNKCGFYDLITVGAFTAHSHKSKNGGLIRLVQALKESPTRGTQLYQGTSKITMAHDAIQAIKQLRRDVVDAMRALMKLAKEKQTSGMLPICEDMITKTRILLSLWDPGLVEEALTFLEEYKVAKVHEDANEETHNFQLKAHQSLSPFKRITQQLNFDLKSPDFDDFVTPDTPECVNDLWTEENQRNNYPSLFLSKSSRVVSKRIGSIDAEDAAIKEKFVVFPRAEEGMRRDTEKNVLHSPIYENRDEKVNDNEDEIRNDNDNDKDNDNGSSSVVNDLDESCRENDRENATSNATSNASVITDAIEASEDKEEMRGDLDPCKRFLDTQKMCNSPSANYYKPTDEPEPWDLTQLNIEASVMCLVSKVKFLCGRCSSPAVRLRNKTVVRRAQSLKACHPANNRNPNVEVVTIQPKNDMKNDESSKLLECVESHAVARQHSSPGFDKTTPAFSKAKEVCQAVDSMTRVIKSNSGQRNKFIEGLDFASIVDWTSELRPSMKKLRQAMDGLLKTARLTHSVFRVQEDAKMAQRACNVRYRRDVCFSQALTSLVSGIMAKLWCHRPDPMFLLILTTLGPLVSFEGLLSYYGDEIDMWGDMAVAVEDMHTVTFTLTRCGIQSRPPEENGNVPLVQVPLPRVVGSRSALTVMLPVPDAIYSLLPLVPSTRQTISFNVTPVFFNVGINEMASLAESLGTTKPQEKSNADNYERLNEYYLRFKKLNLPTEAASTRLGTRSPLGQTLAELMANLKTSVHARVNKNVEILQLSSQICRRMRGLRFTSCKSAKDRTGMSVTLEQVNILTSEYHLAEHEFTRALDCIRSEGCRRENTWKNIGIRKYAFNSLQILTLPKLYRPPTGTYGSAQT